A single Phragmites australis chromosome 4, lpPhrAust1.1, whole genome shotgun sequence DNA region contains:
- the LOC133916532 gene encoding thaumatin-like protein 1b yields MARSSTRVALCSVALLLLLPTAWSATFTMTNNCGYTVWPGLLSGAGTAPLSTTGFALAHGASATVDAPAKWSGRMWARTLCATDAATGKLACATGDCGSGSVQCNGAGAAPPATLAEFTLDGSGGMDFFDVSLVDGYNLPMLIVPQGAGGGGGSSNGSADAGKCMATGCLVDLNGACPADLKVVPAATGAGAGAGSADGGAVACRSACEAFGTPQDCCSGAYGSPNTCRPSTYSQFFKNACPRAYSYAYDDSTSTFTCTAGTNYAITFCPSTTSGKYAGENPQAVGVQPTNGTMVYLGGEQLATGDASAAARASQLLLAAALAVALL; encoded by the exons ATGGCGCGGAGCTCAACTCGTGTCGCTCTCTGCTCAGTTGCTCTGCTCCTCCTGCTTCCGA CTGCGTGGTCGGCGACGTTCACGATGACGAACAATTGCGGCTACACGGTATGGCCGGGGCTGCTGTCGGGCGCCGGCACGGCCCCGCTGTCCACGACGGGGTTCGCGCTGGCGCACGGCGCGTCGGCGACGGTGGACGCGCCGGCGAAATGGTCGGGGCGCATGTGGGCGCGCACGCTCTGCGCCACGGACGCCGCAACGGGCAAGCTCGCCTGCGCCACGGGCGACTGCGGCTCGGGCAGCGTCCAGTGCAACGGCGCCGgagccgcgccgccggccacgCTGGCGGAGTTCACGCTCGATGGATCCGGCGGCATGGACTTCTTCGACGTCAGCCTCGTCGACGGGTACAACCTCCCGATGCTCATCGTCCCGCAGggcgccggcggtggcggcggtagCAGCAACGGGTCCGCCGATGCCGGCAAGTGCATGGCTACCGGCTGCCTGGTCGACCTCAACGGCGCGTGCCCGGCCGACCTCAAGGTGGTCCCGGCGGCCACGGGCGCCGGTGCCGGCGCGGGCTCGGCTGATGGTGGCGCCGTGGCGTGCCGCAGCGCGTGCGAGGCGTTCGGGACGCCGCAGGACTGCTGCAGCGGCGCGTACGGGAGCCCCAACACATGCCGGCCGTCGACGTACTCGCAGTTCTTCAAGAACGCTTGCCCGCGCGCGTACAGCTACGCGTACGacgactccacctccaccttcacgTGCACCGCCGGCACCAACTACGCCATCACCTTCTGCCCGAGCACCACCAG CGGGAAGTACGCCGGCGAGAACCCGCAGGCCGTCGGCGTGCAGCCAACGAACGGCACGATGGTCTACCTCGGCGGCGAGCAGCTCGCCACCGGCGATGCCTCGGCCGCCGCCCGTGCGTCGCAGCTGCTCCTGGCCGCCGCCCTCGCCGTCGCGCTGCTCTGA
- the LOC133916533 gene encoding thaumatin-like protein 1, with product MIKPGEKRHCFKNMGIARVSIVLVLLCLFLREGRAVTFTFVNRCTGTVWPGIQSNAGSPRLDPTGFALPPGTARAVPAPSGWSGRLWARTGCAQDATGKVVCATGDCGSGSLECNGLNAAPPATLAEFTLDGSGGNDFYDVSLVDGYNLPMLIEPAGGASGAMTCAAAGCAADLNARCPAELRALGGAACRSACDAFGKPEYCCSGAFANPNTCRPTAYSQVFKSACPKSYSYAYDDPTSTFTCAGGRDYTITFCPVATPSLKSSSGPGTTTAPTGPTPTVPGTTTGSQGGVGSGPDGQGVMLGDNSWLASLATGDASSAPSRLALRALPLAPLLLHLLL from the exons ATGATTAAACCGGGCGAAAAGCGA CATTGCTTCAAGAACATGGGAATCGCAAGAGTTAGCATCGTTCTTGTTCTGCTTTGCTTATTTCTGAGAG AAGGGAGAGCTGTGACATTCACGTTCGTGAACCGGTGCACGGGGACAGTGTGGCCGGGCATCCAGTCCAACGCCGGGAGCCCGAGGCTGGACCCGACGGGCTTCGCGCTGCCGCCCGGCACGGCGCGCGCGGTGCCGGCACCGTCTGGCTGGTCGGGCCGGTTGTGGGCGCGCACCGGCTGCGCGCAGGACGCCACCGGGAAGGTCGTCTGCGCCACAGGCGATTGCGGCTCCGGCTCTCTGGAGTGCAACGGCCTCaacgccgcgccgccggccacgCTGGCCGAGTTCACGCTCGACGGAAGCGGTGGCAACGACTTCTACGACGTCAGCCTCGTGGACGGGTACAACCTGCCAATGCTGATCGAGCCCGCGGGCGGCGCCAGCGGCGCAATGACGTGCGCCGCGGCGGGCTGTGCTGCGGACCTGAACGCGAGGTGCCCCGCGGAGCTCCGCGCCCTGGGCGGCGCCGCGTGCCGGAGCGCATGCGACGCCTTCGGCAAGCCCGAGTACTGCTGCAGCGGCGCGTTCGCCAACCCCAACACCTGCCGTCCCACCGCCTACTCGCAGGTGTTCAAGTCGGCGTGCCCCAAGTCGTACAGCTACGCCTACGACGATCCCACCAGCACCTTCACCTGCGCCGGCGGCCGCGACTACACCATCACCTTCTGCCCCGTCGCCACCCCAAG CCTGAAATCGTCGAGCGGGCCTGGAACAACGACGGCACCGACAGGTCCGACGCCGACGGTACCGGGGACCACGACAGGCAGCCAGGGCGGCGTCGGCAGTGGCCCGGACGGCCAGGGCGTGATGCTGGGCGACAACTCCTGGCTCGCCAGCCTCGCCACCGGCGACGCGTCGTCCGCGCCGTCGAGGCTGGCGCTCCGTGCCCTGCCTCTCGCGCCGCTCTTGCTCCACCTGCTGCTATAG